A window of Candidatus Bathyarchaeota archaeon genomic DNA:
TGCGGAGCATGTTTCTGGCGACGAACTCTATCTGATGCATGTAGGGTTTTATCGAAGACTCTGTTCCATAGCAGGTGAACGAGAATGCAGGATTATAAACCTCGTAGTTCTCGATGATCCTTGATAAAAGGGTTAATAATGCATCTGTCATTTTCTCACCAGCCCGTGGAATATCTTGAAGGCCTTGGCGGGTCTCAGTAGAAGTCGCCTATCCGATGTTTGCCGGTATATTTCGGCGAAGCTTGACGCCCAGAAATGCGTCTCGTATATGCCGAGGTCTTTGACTATGGTTCTCAGCTCTATCGACTTGTCGGGTTGCCTCATACCCTGGCGTACCGTTGCATATATTATGAGTTTCTCATAGAGTTTATCGTCGTAGACTATTATCTCATCGTCTTTCAGCATGTAGGCTTCAGGCTTACCTAGCTCCTTAACTAGGATCACAAGCTCGTTTTTATCGCAAGCGGCTATTACGTCTGGGTTTTTAGAGTTAGGTAGAGAGAAGAACTCGACTAGGGTTACGAGGGTTCGACCGGCCTTTCTCCGCATCTTCTTTTCCCGAAATTTTATATGATGCTCGACTTTGCCCATCTCCATCTTAACCCTTGCGTACTTTATATCTGGTTTTCTTAAGACCTTCTAGATGGGCTATTTCACGGTTCCCGATTTTAACGGGTTTACGGAGTTTTAGCAGAGTCGAGAATGCTAGGGGTCGTACGTATAGCAAGCCTAGATAGTCTGAAGAGTCTCTGATGAGTTGGCTCACCACGGCAGGCTCCACGTTTGTGAATTCTAGTTTTATGGCCGATTCCTCAGACTGTATGTTTGTTTCACCCTCGGCGACCCATGCATCTCCTAAGACCGCTATCACCCTCGAGAAGGAATCGTAATCCTCCACCTGAACCTCCTCTATCTCGTAGCCAAGTTTATCAGAGAGCACGTTGGTCCATTCCCAGCCTACCTCAGGCTTCACCGTTAGGGACAACGTTCTCTCGACTTTTCTTGGCCTAGCTCCTTCGACTGTGGCAGTCAACCCGTATGTGTACGTACCGGGTTCTGGGGGAGCTGTTAAAATCCATTTAGCTTTGAACGGAGGGGTTCCATGGTTTGGTTGGATTCTACCGTAGTTTGCTGAAAGCTTCACTGTTTCTTTAAACTCCCCGATGGGCTTTACCTCTACATCGATCTCTATCGGAGCCTCTGGTTTTTCTGTTATGCTGTCTTCGCTAAGGATCACGTCGAAGTCTTCTAGTATCTCGATTTCCCGCCGGATTACCGGATGTAGCTTTATTATCTCTTCGTAGCCGCCTCGTTCGAGAAGCCCGCTAAGCCTGTTCTCCTCACCCTCTATTTTCGCGATGTACCATATCCTCTTTTTACCTGTGAGGTCTGCTACCACCTTTTCCTCTTTTTTATCTTCTAGGAATTTTTGGAGGGCTATCCTCCAGGGTAGGATTATATCCGTGTCCTCTATGCCGGGTGGGGTTTTTCCGGTCTCCATCAGCGGGATCTCCTCGCCTTCCTGGTATACTTTCTTCCAGAACAACGTCTCGCCCTTCTGTATGCCTATATCAAGCCTCACGACGCCGTCTTCTAAGGCGTCTTTAACGACCTCTGGCTTGATGAACGGTAGCCTCGGGTTCGTGTAGAAGTAGCTTATGAGCTCGCTTACCGGTATGGCTCTATCGCCTTCGCTAAGGTCTATGCCGAGCCTCTCTTTAAGCATGTAGTTCAGCCTTTCAAAATCTAGGTCTCTGACTATCTTCCCTACGTCTCGTTCGATTAGGGTATCCTCTACTACCCGGATGAGGGATAGAGAAGCTGTCTTAGCTCTCGACACGCCGTAGTGTTCGCGGTTGGTTTGCATATCGAATATCGGATATGCCACCTGGTTTAGCACCGCGAGTATGTTTCTGAGCAGTTTATCCAGGGTCGTGTCTTTGTGGTTGGCGAGTTTCACGCTTGCGACCGGCTGCATCTCTTCGCTGAAGTATTCTTTTAGTTCTCCTGCTATGGTGTCGCACGCTATGAGACGCTTTGCGAAGTTTATCAGCATTCTCATGCTTCTTTCCTGCTCTGGATATAGTAGGCATATGGTGTTTCTGTAGGTTCTCTGCTTCCCCGGTGACAGGTTGTAGAGAGCCTCTAGGATCTCTTCCTCCTTCAGCGGTTTTAGATACACCGCTAGGCTATATGATTGTTCGTCGACCGATGGGTAGTCGAAGGTCTCGAATACCTGGGAGTATGCCGGGTTCAACGTGTGAGGAGGCTCTCTCCTGACCCTTGGTCTGCGTCCTCTTCTCCGGTGAACCTCATCCGGAACCTTCGTGAGCAGCTCTTCTGCGTACTCTTTGACCTTCGCCAGGGCCTCTTGGTCGTCTATTCTAGCCGCCCTCTCCTCTACGAGTTCTATCACGTTTAGGAACGGTGAGAACCAGTACCTCCCGTCTTGCTCCTGAAGGTAGAGTAGGGTGGCTTTATAGAGCTCGTCTAGGATGTCCGGTATGTCCACTGTTCTCGCGTTT
This region includes:
- a CDS encoding DUF499 domain-containing protein — its product is MNKTGVKDHVKPWEDLFDPSLDEALAPALYEVYFKEGARIYVEPEEFFRRTYFSSSMTRILTSIADVLEGKGGRNIYPLFSLYGGGKTHTLITIYHAVKNPEALIPKKRDLAERLIKLKDQIRLAVLDCESDRLVPSPLKPLDLKIRKIQTIWGALADQLGRYDYLRSEDEAIVAPRSEALKKLLEDAPTVILIDEVAKYAASFLRSGNRRLQNYGNAIISFIESLAKAVQGTRSVLLVTLPIEIKEEGERRGQRTLYEPSLEDVLPAFRRGIQRVTATYDRPLTVEDVVKVLKDRIFQDIDPHIGATVGNRYISTYSSEREIFQERGIREGSRIADYYPFHPAYIETLYDLVTRVRELERTRDAIKLTRKVVRRLWNARENPDLIMPWHIDPTVEEVGNLLITSSFKDFQVVLERDLKERIRNASKPNLAKAIATSIFLKTYTYGVTVKAERVFPTKEDVAFLVYEETLLEKENARTVDIPDILDELYKATLLYLQEQDGRYWFSPFLNVIELVEERAARIDDQEALAKVKEYAEELLTKVPDEVHRRRGRRPRVRREPPHTLNPAYSQVFETFDYPSVDEQSYSLAVYLKPLKEEEILEALYNLSPGKQRTYRNTICLLYPEQERSMRMLINFAKRLIACDTIAGELKEYFSEEMQPVASVKLANHKDTTLDKLLRNILAVLNQVAYPIFDMQTNREHYGVSRAKTASLSLIRVVEDTLIERDVGKIVRDLDFERLNYMLKERLGIDLSEGDRAIPVSELISYFYTNPRLPFIKPEVVKDALEDGVVRLDIGIQKGETLFWKKVYQEGEEIPLMETGKTPPGIEDTDIILPWRIALQKFLEDKKEEKVVADLTGKKRIWYIAKIEGEENRLSGLLERGGYEEIIKLHPVIRREIEILEDFDVILSEDSITEKPEAPIEIDVEVKPIGEFKETVKLSANYGRIQPNHGTPPFKAKWILTAPPEPGTYTYGLTATVEGARPRKVERTLSLTVKPEVGWEWTNVLSDKLGYEIEEVQVEDYDSFSRVIAVLGDAWVAEGETNIQSEESAIKLEFTNVEPAVVSQLIRDSSDYLGLLYVRPLAFSTLLKLRKPVKIGNREIAHLEGLKKTRYKVRKG